The Desulfobacteraceae bacterium genomic interval ATTTTAAAATCCGATTTTATTTCGGTATCTTAAAATGAAAACTGCTTTCGTTCGAAGGGGGGCTGATTCGGTCGGGGGTGGCGCCCAACGTCATCTTTTTTGTTCACCGAACTGGCTATAAAATCATACGATTCCGTTGACCATCGCTGGGTGTTTTTCACCAGGACGTTTTGTCTGTGGGACGCCGGATCCTCACCCGGCGGATGGTCACCGCCGCCAGCGGGCGGTCCATGGGACCCGTTGCCACCGCGCCGATGGCCTGGACCACCGCCAGCCCCTGGACCACCCGGCCAAAGACCGCGTGCCTGCCGTCCAGCTGCGGGGCGGCAGCCAGGGTGATGAAGAACTGGCTGCCGTTGCTGTCGGGCCCGGTGTTGGCCATGGACAGCACCCCCGGGCGGTCATGCTTCAGGCCGGGTGCGAGCTCATCCCGGAAACGGTAGCCCGGCCCG includes:
- a CDS encoding peptidylprolyl isomerase, which translates into the protein MIGEKTDYKEDLARLTALFETSLGCFKSELYARECPETVWNFVNLAEGRQETIRGGNFYDGLNFHRVIGGFVIQGGCPQGNGLGGPGYRFRDELAPGLKHDRPGVLSMANTGPDSNGSQFFITLAAAPQLDGRHAVFGRVVQGLAVVQAIGAVATGPMDRPLAAVTIRRVRIRRPTDKTSW